GTGGTGGAACtgccattggtgcggcaggtgcaatgcaccagggcccatggagatagtgGGGCCTGCTGCAGGACACATGCAGAGGGGCAGGGGCCCCTGTTCCCTCCTCCACGCCCCCCTGcagcggggcccacagctcgctagttccgtctCTGGACAGGACCATCCAAGCTACAGAATGCTCTGTCTAATAGGTGTGACTGATAGGTTGTGGTCTAAGGCACTGAGAgactcatttagagttaagagaaaagcaagaaaaagagaacatttccccctggataaaccatgttgcaatacaaggggtacaaCTATACtataaaatactgtctgcttttggatgtagcacacaaatactggacagctttatttttaccctgagATTTAGAGTTGAGTCAGGACACATCCTCTCCCAACTGTAAATATATCCGTACATTATAAATTTGCCCcccgcccccctcctccccacctgcagtgcaatatggttttgccaaggtgcaaatgtgtTCATTTTCTTGCATTGCTactaactgtaaatgaggcaccaatTATTCTGCGTCTATAGGCTTCAATTATATAAGAGCAACCCAGTTCAAAACCATGTGACCTCTCCACCAACAGGCTTGTGTGATTCTGTCACTTACGCTTTCCTTTTCCCGGAGGGTTGAAGGGGGGAAGGGCGTTTATGCAAATGTGGCTCGTGAAGACCTGCAGAAACGTTTGTTATGGGGCGTATCTTTTGTATCTTCTAAagagcaggtgcaaatactcgctAATAGCAATGACTCATCATAAATCAGGCATATAGGCTACTGATGCAGAGGTGGGCGTATGATGTTACAGCTCTGTGTGTGGGCGAAATATGACCGTCTTccgtgctccttttttttttctctttaagtgTAATTTACTCCTATGTTGCAGTccattctgcatcagccccatcaggggagggctggcagactttagcccggggggcaagcacacagcactggcccataagtagcggcccagcCTTAAAGCtgtttttcggtacaatatatatttcataagataaaaagaggctgttttagtgttacttaatcggcactactttattattataaatactgaaaataaataatgtaaccaaAAACATATAAATGCATAAACAAACTTTACAAAAAATGTTGTGAGTGGCAGACCAGTATAAAAATATGGGTAATAATAGGTTATGGAAATAAGAGTAAACAACATTATACTGCTTCACACTTGCAATCTTTGACAATACAATACACTGCATTGTACTTAAACAAACACTCAGAATCAAGATCAAGCCCATATGtatgggcaaatgcaggatttttaagggtgggggtttccaaatgtttgaaATCAGAACAAAGccacaaaaaaaaattccacaataAACCTTCCACATACACTTTTTAGTCTAGTCAAATTGTTTTTCAagataccattgataccgcacatcaaaactagcaatgataccgcacataaaaactagcaatgataccgcacatcaaaactagcaatgataccgcacatcaaaactagcaatgataccgcacatcaaaacagcattgataacgcacatcaaaactagcaataataccgcacatcaaaatagcattgataaagcacattacaaatacaattgatacactatattaaaaattattttaataaagcacatttaaaatatgatcaataaaaaaataaacaaccaaaAACATTGACACTATGACACCAGTTTTtgattacattacatacatgtttacatgcttttgcCTGCTCGTCcgtgaagggggggagggggtttagcaatatattatataataatgttctattacagtactgaacccaggggctgatttatcaaagtgcaagaagccattttgctttaaaaaactgatgtttttgccagcaaaattacttggttttgctccATAAAATACTAATGGGGTTATCGCTGGTGATAACCCCTGTTGGGGGAACCTATTGATCAAGCACTAGTAAGAGATCATCATACAAATAGCACTACACTATTTGTATGATTATCTATTCGcccacatacacaaaaaaataaaaaaaaatttacattaaagattaaaaagataatattaaaaaactgAACATACACTTACCCTATTAAAAGTGATTGtaatttctctctttctttcttcttaCTGTGGCTTTGCTCTTCTCTTcaataatggctgcaggggtggGTGTTTTTCATGCCCTGCCTAAATGGGAGCCTCCCACTGTATTGGAAGCTCCCATTGTATTGGTGGGCAAGCTaccagtatataaaaatatatatatatttattatttttaaattttgattacagatttattaatttaaatatgtgtgtgtatatatatatatatatatatatatatatatatacacacacatctattaattaatatttagttatatatttaCTAATTTTTACCTACTTCACTGGAGCCTCCCAGTGAGATTGAGGCTCCCGTGTATTTGATTGATTGGGGCTACCCCAATCATATTGAGAGTGGGCTGGTATtgggggggaggagaggcaggGCACAGGGTGTCAATGAATGAGCCATCATTCACCCCTTCATtggatgacgcggccgcattgagtgtaatgtgatgcagccgcctgggCGCTGGGTAATACTCAGTGTATGCGGACGGCGCCGCATCTGTCCACGGGAGGGGGGGCGGCCCGAATAGCTGTCTGATCAAGCGGcctgggggaccgatgccccccggaccagcccgcccctgagcccCATAGTCTAAGCTGTAATCAGTAAAAGATTGAATCTGGCTTAGGTTGAAACCCCCTCGGACACAGAACAACAACATGGCTATGCAGGCTTTAAACTACTAAGACAGGGAAATATTCCATTTGCTCCCAGGTAAAACATTAAAAGATTGTATTTGGCTTCTTGCCCTTAAAGCTCAACAAGAAACCTATTGAAAAACCCTCTAGAGCAAAATAATGCACTTACCATCAGCTGTAGCACATAATTAACAAAAACTGTGACCTCCCTTTGCATCCTACAGAATTAGAATTAAAGTGCGCTAAAAATTCTTCTGGTATATTAGTGGGTGAATCTGTGTCATTCCATATGTACACCAGTCACCTTTCTGGCATAAGAGCAAAATATCTCGGGTACAAAAGACTGAGGTTTTTCACCAGTAACACTTTTACAATAACGAGAATTGTTTTATTTACTGATGGAATGTATTGATATGATACCAAGAGACTTGGAACACGGCCATAATTCATTGTGTGGATCAGTCATCAGACATATGGTATTCATGTGGTCTTCATTACATAGTGTGTATCAAGCACAGAACATTCCTACAATCTAGCCAGCAATGCTGTATATTGCATTAAAGAATATAAAATCTAGTAGTTCAGGTTTGTATTGTGAATGATTGCAGTTCAAgtcattttttttctcctctacATTTATCTAACGTATTACACACGGTGATGGATACATTGCAGGACAGTGGTACTACTGTCATGGCTGTGGTAACCAACATAAATTCCATCATGTAAATACTTTCAAAATGAGTTGCGCTCCTGATGAAGCAGATATTATCGCATATTCTGTGGGGTGGGGTTGGAGGGGAGGAGAAAGAGGTTCctaataaaagtaatttatacCGTTTCCTTTTTTTGTCTTTGGTGCTTGATTAGTGCCATGTTCTCATTTCCTAAGTGAAAATTAGGTACTACAGAGTGTTGTGTAGATGACCTGTATTGCCCAATTTAATTTAGGTGGTATTTACCATAAATGGTAAATTATAGCCATAAGCACTGTGCTCGCTTCAGAAACATACTCAAAAAAATGAGTGGTTTTTGTCAATCTAATAGGACACATGTTTTTTTAGTataattatatcatcatcatcggctatttatatagagccactaattccgcagcgctgtacagataactcactcacatcagtccctgccccattggggcttacagtctaaattccctaatagacacacacacacacgggtcaatttgatagcagccaattaacctaccagtacgtttttggactgtgggaggaaatcggagcacccggaggaaacccacggaaacacagggagaacatacaaactccacacacataaggccatggttgggaatcaaacacatgaccccagtgctgtgaggcagaagtgctaaccactaagccactgtgttacccgtattatattacaataaatcATCAAATTTTAATTAATGCCAATATATTGTCTGTTGTATAATGTTGATTAGACGGGCTGTTGAACTGCACGCCTGACTCAGACTAAGGGTGTATTTTAGCAGTGTGCATATTAGTCTCGTCTTGTGTCTGGTTTGGTTATTCTACATAGCTCGAAGATCATGCTGAAGTTTGAATAAATACAAACATGTTATTTAAAAGAGAAAGACATCTTAGATGTTAGTAGACCTGCCAGTTACCAGAAATGTGCTGGTTTTGGTATTTAGAAATCAGTTGGAGAATATTAAGGCAATTGGAACCTCCTGACTGCCTAAGGACATCAGTGATCATCATTTGGATACTGAAGAATctcaaaaatgtataatatatgcaGCACAGGTTcatcaatttaaaaatataaataactctGACTACATTTTACCATTGCAACATTTTAACTTATCACTGAATGCTCAGCAGCCCTTGCATATCAATGGGGGTGTCCACTTTTGGATATTTCCCTCTGTAGATAAAGCCTACCTGTTCTTTCCCCTGGATCTCACAGTTAAGGTGATGTCACTGTCAATGTTCCCTGTATTTATGAAGTCGTGAAGATTCAAAGCTTAGTGGATTGGAGTGGCTGTGAATATTGGACTAGTAGAGATTTAAGTCGTGAAGTTGCCACCTGATTAGACAAGTCTCTAACCAGCCAATCAGTTTCCACCTGCTCTACACACATCCTGTGTCTAGAAGTTTGAATGTTTCTCCAACATTCTATATACAGTCAGATCTGTTGGAGACATTGAGAGtacagggggttctgggagataGACTTCCACCTAATTACTTGAGGGCAGTGGCACTCCTTATAGAGGGTATGATTTCCAAAAATTGACAtccatttaatttaaaaaggaTTTTCGGCTTTAGACTTATTTGTCACTTATACAGTAAAATTTTCTATTCTAATAAGTTCATGACAGCAATTTGTTCCAGAAAtagttatagtttatttattgaGCTTTTGTTTTGGTCTCCTCCTTGTCGCCTCTAGCTTGCCCTGCATCTGGCATTCTGTCCGACTAGCAATGAATACATGGATCAAAGGCTAATGAAAGTTAGCCTCTTCCGCAGTAGCTTGGTGCATCTTTGTTTTTGACACTCTGACAAATCCTATTTTTAGTAACTTGTTTGTCATAATTTGCATAGTGACATTGTCTCCGTTACTGGTGGGATTCATTAAGGTGCGGGTCAAAAAAACAGCATCATACTGTGAGTTCTGGATGCAGGCCATTATATCTTCCCTCCCCAATccctcaccttctctccttccttGTGTATCTTGCTGTCTCTCTCTTCAtgtatgtcccaatgctacctaaagctaaaTATGTTTAAAGCAAAGCTCATCTTCCACCGTACAGTCTCCAACTCCCCCACCTCTCACTGTAGACCTGACTACTCTCCCTTTTCTTCATGTTCACTGCTTGACCCAACTTCTGGTTCTCTCCcaacatccagtctctctcccgaTCCTATCACTTCTACCTTGGAAACATTGCCAGGATAACACACTTTCTCACCCATGATGTTCTCTCCCActcttctcatctccctccttgactactgcaacctactCCTCACTGGATTACCTTACATGTCTTCCCCCTCTTAAACCCATCCTCAACGCAGCAGCGATACTCATCCTCTCCCTCCGCTTCACTTCTGCCTCCCCACTCTGCCAATCTCTTCACTGATTTTATGTTCCTTACAGAATACAATTAAAATGCtgcaccctcacctacaaagccctcttgcccctccccccactaCATCATTAATCTCATCTCACTCCACACTCCCTCCTATACTCCCTGCTTTGCCAATGACCAGTACTTCAATTCCCCACTGAGAACATCCTACTTCCTGTgctactttcatcatcatcatcatttatttatatagcgccagcagattccgtagcgctttacaattgggaacaaacagtgataaagcagtactgggtaatacatacagagaggtaagagagccctgctcgcaagcttacaatctattggatttATCCATTTATAGAATGCACATCCACGCCCAATCTGACTCTCCGCCAGCCTCGAAATTTTTGAACactccttaaaaacccacctgttcatcaAAGCTTACCAGTCTCCCAGAAAACTCCACTATCACTGGCACAGCCTGCCTCTGCCCTCATTCTCTTGCCCTTCCCCATTATATTGTAAGGTTTCACAACCTCCGTgatctcttcttctgtcttgtcTGCTCCAACCTCATCCACCTGTGTATCGTTGCATCAAGACTCTTGCAGATACTGTATGAGAATTGTTATATACCTTAGCTATTATGTATCCTGTACAATATTCATTCTAATATTGCATGAATGCTTCTTGAATAATCTGTATTTTGccttttattgttctgtatttgcTGATTGTCCCCTACTTTGTACCAATCATTTACTGTTGTGTATTGATTTCAGAATTCTGTATAAAGTTAATCTTGTCTATCTTCATTTCTTTATTGAAATGctaaaaatcattttattttttgattgTCACAATCATGTGCATTCAGAGTATGCTTAAAGTAATACTCCTACACTTGATCCACGTGGAGAGAGTTTTTGCCAGTATGATGAGCATTACATAAAGGAATTTGGaatttaaactatttttattctCTAGTCACAAATAACAAAGCAATTAGCTGCCCCTGTCATTAAGGCATTTGAGCATAGCTTTAACTTTCCAATTGATTGTGGcatgatattttaattttatttttgtcttttttttttctcccccctaaAAAAATGCAGCTGAAATACCTGATGACTATCCAGATCAGTTTGACGATGTTTTGGAATTTATTCAAGACACCATAAAAAGACTTCGGAGGTCATCCAACAAGCAAACTCTCTCCAGACGAGACAGAGGGAGACACGCTGCTGCAACAAACACTCAGAATTCCAGTAAAAAAACAGGCAAGGACAGAAAGCGAAAAAACAAAGGTTGCGTCCTTAGGGAGATACACTTGAACGTGACAGACTTGGGCTTGGGCTATGAAGCCAAGGAAGAACTTAAGTTTCGGTACTGCAGTGGGTCCTGCAATAACCCAGAGACAACTTACGACCAAATTCTAAAAAACTTGACGATCAAGAAAAAGTTGGTTAATGACAAAGTGAAACAAGCATGTTGTAGGCCAATTTCATTCGATGACGATGTTTCGTTTCTGGACGACAATCTAGTTTACCACACCTTGAAACAACATTCCGCTAAGAAATGTGGCTGTATTTGATTTCGTTTGTGGATGGCCATGTGGCAGTGTGCATCGCATTCCTGAAATAAGGCAAAAGAAGGGATCAAGATTCCCGTTGCGGTCTCCCGAGGACAGAAGTGGAGAAGAGGACCAAGGATGTTTGGGCATGGAGCTGTCATTGAAACCTGTTGGGGCATTTGTCCAGCAGGcgcaagagttaaaaaaaaatacctctgCAAGAGTAATATCAACAACTGAAGCCAGACAATGCTCTTGTAGGGAGGATGTATTTTCAccaatatatatatgatatgacTCACCAGCAGTGTTGACTGGAAAAGTCAATAACCAGCTTTTAAACACAGGCATTTATACATCGTGCATGTCAGgttttatttctgtatatttttgctcaacaaaaataagtgtattaCATAATCCATTAGCTCTGTATTTTGgggtttaattaaaatatttgctaCTATAGTACACATTACTTCTGCTCACCTAAAGTCCATTGACATGTTGTACCAAATACTTTTCTAAGTACAAACTATGAGGAACTGTAAACCATAATGTCATTTCCATTGAATAGCATACTAAATAAGTGTGGTTTTTGCCCCAGAATTAATGGACAATGGGGCGAAAGTGGAACTCAGATACGATTGGTTAGTAACATGCTCAAATGGCAGAAACCTGTTGTAACCCAGATCAACCAAACCGGGCTTAGCTTTTGTTAGTCCATATATGCAGCAATTCTGATGGGCTTTAAACCATATTGGCTTCCACCAGCTCTTAGCCAAGAATGACAACTCATCCCAATCCATGTCCGACAGTTTATTGGTCATCATTCAGATACTCTATCTGGGCCCCAAAATATCAGATCATTTGTTCTAAGTGGTTGGGCCACACAGATATATGGTTACATGGGGCATAGACCTGGGTACTCTGCATCGGAAACATCCTGGTCTGTCCAAGCATGGACATCGTAACATCCGCTAGACTGATCTAACCTAAATTTTGGCCATTATGGGTTATGACAGTTTCTGCCATTTATACCATGTTATGCAAACCTAACAGAGTTCCACTTTTGTCCTTTTTATAAATTAGTTATACAATAAATAAGCCAGTATGTGAAAAATTGGGCAAATGTTGTATGACCATAAATAACCATATTTTATCCATTTGAGTCCCAGACCGGCCAACTGTTATCGAAGGAGGCCTGGCTCGCCAGAAATAGATGCCTTCATATTGTCCCAGTGCTCAGGGAAATCCCTGAAAATAGGCCCTATGGCTATACCTTCAAATGATTGCATTTAGTGAACTCAAATGTGGCCAAACAATATTGTGAATTCCTGGCCTGTTGGAGGTTCTTTGAGGGCTGCTTTGAAACCCAGGGTTAGGAATCAACTGAACACTAAACCTAAACATATTTTGGGGTTTACAGaagattttttattattttttttatttacagtacattGGTAATTGGTCCAAGAGACCAAGCAGACTACTTTGATGCCATGCATCCACTCACTCAGATACATGAATATAAAAGATATTTATTGAGAATTAAGTTATTGCTATTTATTACAGTCCAGTTatgaatgtttctttttttttcctatttattgCAATTTCTCTTTTGATGGTGCCAAAGCGGAGCTTGCTCTCTCCAATGGGACAGATGCAAGCAAATGTATGTTTGGTAGTTGTAGAATCACATACTTTACCCTTTGTTTTCTCGGCTTGAAGTGGACCTGTGGACCTGTTAGGGGGCTAGattgtgtttttgttgttttgggttttctttttgttttctttgtatttatttcaaataggAAAATGCTTCACAATTTTTTCAAATTCGCATAAAGTATGATTACAATTAAACTAATTACAGAGCTAGATTAATGCAAAACATTGAACAAATTTCATTACCTACTTTGTCCATAAAATGTGTATTACAGGAAATGAACTGCATAAATTGTCATGTAATACCGATGTCACTGCTTTTAGTTTATACACCTACAGTCCGTTCATTTacatgaagattttttttaatagtccACAAGCATTAGTAGTATTGCTGCCAGCGGGGTCTTAGATTTGATTCCGACCAGGGAGCTGTCTTCAAGGAGTTTTCAATTTATCTCAATGTTCATATAGATTTCCTCCAGGTTAATtattctcccacagtccaaagaccTAGTGGGAGGCTAATTATCTTCAGATGGAATTGATGCGTGTGCATGTGTGTCTCTGTAGTAGGGAAATTAGAGTGCAAGCTCCACTGGTACAGAGACTTatgttcctgaaaaaaagatgtCAGCTTGTACAGCACTAAGCAGGGGCTGGTGGGatagggaggcatctgccccctaggccggtcccatagagggctaccttggCTAGGTCACTGGACTACCTACATTTTTCCCTCTAACTGTTACTAATAGGCGGCTAAGCCAAGTCTCGTCCCCAGgcttaaatttgccagccagctcctgACATTAAGGAACATGTTGTCACTATCGAAATAAGCAAAAACATATTCTGGTAGCCAAAGGCTCACTCTGTGGCCACACTATGTAAATAGCCCAGTCTGTGGCTTCTGAGTCACGTTGAGCAGTTCTCTACTCTTTCCACCTCCTCTTCTCCATAAATTCTCCTATTATACCATTTGAGCAGTGAGAGTGATGACCAGTAATGAGCTTTTCAAGCCCCTAATCTATTGCAGCCTCCTGAGTTAAGCAATTATTAGACAGGGgccagattatttttttaaaattgtattgtgaagcattttttattttaaattaaaaaagaacATTACATACTATCCTCCTGATAAGGTTACTTAAAATATCCTTCTCACATGAGATGAGTATTTGTGGGAGGATGTACTGACCTGGTGAAATCCTGGCTCACCTGAAGAACAAATTGTGACCTGTTAAACTGAAAATgtattaaccaatcagattctagctttgctTAGCCTGTGTTGTTTGTCATTTTTGCTCCACTATAATAGACGGCTTATTAATTGATAATGGCGAAAAGACAATCTTCAACCTTTCTTGGCTTCCATTACTAATGCTATCTGGTGATGAGAGAGGGAAAAAATCAACAAATGTTCTCCTTTCAGAATAGGGCTTTGACTCCCACGTGTTTGGTGTTTTCAAAATTTTCCTAATGCTGTCATTAGATGGCTTCTTGCCCTTAGCTGCCCTACTAACTTCAACATAGATTGAAAAGTCCCAGGTAGCACTTTTAACCCAGCACATAATAATTTACCTTTTTGTGGCTCAAGGGCTTAAAAgatatgtgttatacagagaatACATGCGCAATAGACAAGTGGTAATGGCCATACTCAGGCCGGGATTTGTGAGAAGGCCACACAGTTGTGGGAGCAGCACCCTGCTCCCGTACCACGTCATTAATTCTGCTTAAACTTTGCAAATGAAACAAACTGTCATCTAAACTTATTTGCATACTATAAACATATAATCCAGCATTAGGGCTGAATAATTTCCCCATGTATATATAGAATACAGATGGCATGCCGTGGGATTTGGAACCTATGGTAATCCTGGGTATATGATAAAGCGGTCTGGGGAGTGTGGGGCAAAAGCCGCAACTCCAGGTCTGGCCTTACACTCTTAAATGTCACATTAACTTGCAATTGTAGACAAACCTATTGTGCCCTCTCTAAGTAAGTAAAGCCACCAGGTTGACCAGGTTAGAGTTTGGTTGGATAGCTATCAAACAGTTGTGTCTTTTAAAGCTGACTCACCAATTTTTCAATGCTCTAGAATCAAACCACATGTTGTCTAATATCTAATCATGTCTGATGTCACCATTGAATAATTCACTGTCTGTCCGTTCCGTAAGAATACCCTgaaaattatgtttgttttttatacaaaagttattcattttatgAAAGAAGGAAAATAATTCAGTGCTGTTTGATTCCCATTCAGAAAAAGGCCGGGCCAGGGCCAAGAGACATTTGTAGAGGCCATTATATTCAGTAGAGACTGGTTCTGTGATTGAAATACTTGCAATATATTAGaatatttaatattgaaatattgtATGATCAGCTGATAATATATAGCTGGTTTTCTAAAGCACAGATGCACAacattttttgcaaatatttCCTTTGAATTAAAATACAG
The Mixophyes fleayi isolate aMixFle1 chromosome 1, aMixFle1.hap1, whole genome shotgun sequence DNA segment above includes these coding regions:
- the GDNF gene encoding glial cell line-derived neurotrophic factor translates to MKLWAILAVCILLFSSVSNTPLPSNWVAGKKRSSQEPLLEDEDTALEMYESDPERPTARQGQQDVHKFSEIPDDYPDQFDDVLEFIQDTIKRLRRSSNKQTLSRRDRGRHAAATNTQNSSKKTGKDRKRKNKGCVLREIHLNVTDLGLGYEAKEELKFRYCSGSCNNPETTYDQILKNLTIKKKLVNDKVKQACCRPISFDDDVSFLDDNLVYHTLKQHSAKKCGCI